The genomic interval TGCCCCGGCAGAGACGACCTGTGCACGGTTCCCTACCTGGACACCATCTGTTACTGCGACCTGTTCTGCAACCGGACCATCGCCGATTGCTGCCCTGACTTCTGGGGACATTGTCTCGGCGTGGAGCCACCCTTCATAggtaaaagtgcaaaaaaataaaccccAAACTAATGAGTTTGCATGTGCATCAGGGAGTTTTGCAGGTGTGTACGGGCCTGTCGTAGTTATTTAAAGTCCTTCTGAGAGCAACACAGAACCCCTCTAAGTCTGTGCTGTGACACTTGGAAATGAATTATAGGACCTGTGTTAAACTGACTGTTAAACTAGAAAGAAACATGCTGACGGTGAGGGAACAGACAGCAATTATTGGACACATAAACGCCTTCTTTTGGGGTGTCTTTTTGCACCATTTTTCTTGAGTGAATGTCAGAAGGTGAGGTTGAAATAGAATATATAGAATAGAGATATGGGGTCAGAAATACCCTCCCCTGCTCTCACAAAAAAGCGCGCCAACCTGACCTCTGAGATGACCACATCTGGACTCAGAGGTGTAAAATTCCAGTGACAGCGGAGGACTACCTGCTAACGGAACAGGGAACAGTAGGCTTCTCATTAACccagacagggagggggggggagacggggttggatggagggatgaatggAGGTCAAGAGAAGGAATGCGGGGTATGCGCGCGGGGAGGGGGGCCTCAGACAACGGGCGCGGGGCGGCAGACGGAGGGGTCGTTACAGGTATGTGTTACCTGGAGgacacggcggggggggggggggcgtgacaGGGTGGCACACTGATGTgagtgtgcacaaacacacgtattCGACCGCGCCGCTTCAAAGGGATGCTGACAGCTAAAGCCCCTCAGAAGGAATTCCCCAAAGGTGGGCGTTTCTCATTCTCAGTCGTTTAAGTCCTTGTTTGTCGCTCTAATATTTGCTCAAAGAAATATCTGCATTCGAGCCAAATTAACAGTATCCCTCTATAGACAATCCTTGTAAATGAATAACTCTTTTCACGCTCTTCAGCCCCGCAGTAACTGAGTTGTGACGGACTGGGTGAGACAGCTGGGAGGGGGATGCTGGGTAACAGAGGTCCTCAGTCATAAATCACACAATCAGCTCTGGACCGAGCAACAGAGACACGGAAACCTGCTCGCACTGTAAATTCTCAGCCAGTAAATTCCGTCTGAGACCCACAGTGACGGCACCTCCCACTGTAAATCAGCATGTAGATAAACATCAGTGTTAATCTTTTAGCCGACTCCAGTATCATTCTCACAACCTGTAAAGGTTCAAACTTCAAGTGGTGGAAGTTCTCGCAAGAAATGCCGATGCTCTCCGCCAGCTTCTTGATTTCTGCCGTCGGTTTGTGACGATGTGCACCATTGGACCCGTGGACCATTGCAGCTCACTGATGTTAATGGTTTTCTGGTGCTTGGCTGTGGACTTAATGGCAGGCTTCTTCTGTGGCGCTTTCCCTCAATGTCGCTAGGGATGGTGAAGTGGAGCATAAGCTGGTTAATGCATGACGAGGGCCCGGGAAAGCATGGGAGGGCGGGAACGAAGCTAACGCGACATTCCTACACTGGATTATTGGAGCTTGGAGCTCCTTTGCACTCACatatattctgtgtgtgtgcactcacaTAAagacctaaacacacacacacgcacacgcacacacacacacacacacacacacacgcacacctgagTTGGtgactctttttttctatttttctttctctctctctattttttACTGTGGGCACAAGTGAAGGACTTTGACCAGTAGAGTTGCGTCATTAAGTGAGTGCTTTATATAGAAGTGCATCTCTGTCTCCCATTTGTGTATTTGCTTACATCAGTTacccctctttgtctcctcccaGACACCTGCGAAAGAAATGGAAACAAGTTCTTTACAGGGCAAACATACAAAGAGAACTGCAATTTATGGTAAGTGAGCCTGTCTTTCTTCCTCTGACTTCTCTTTCAGCCTCTTAAATCTGGGGCTTTCCCATAAATGGACTTTTAAGTCGGTTGAAGCTTGAGAAACACGCTTTCCCCTCACTGTCTCTacatgctctgtgtgtgttttgtcctaACACTTAATATGAGGCATGTTGGTTATATTGATCACATGATTTTCATCACACATGTCTGTCTACTTGCACTTTCTCATACCTCTTTGTTTGGAACTGGCATTTTTTTTATaccaacaaaaggaaaagctcATGTGGAAAAAATAGAATTAATGATGATGAAGTATTTAACTCCAGGGTGTTGTGCATGTTGGCTCATGATGACACTTTAATGGATGTTAGTATTACCTTTCCTCAATAGCAAGTCAACGTCTGCTGTTAATAAAGTCTGGAAGAAGGTGTGAACGGGAAGAggtagaaaataaagaaaagcacaCTCAAAGTTCAGTCTTGTTTTTCACTTCAGTCTTTGTATTGGAAAGTTAATACTGATAGTATTTTGTTATTAATTCCAAAGCTTTCTCTTCTTATGATACGTTGTGAAATGCTTTATGTTTGCGTCTGTAACATGAGGAACGGAACAGTAGCTGCGTAAGTGAGgataaatgtaatgtttgtgtTAATCTAATAATATCCCCAGGGCCTCGGCCTTCTGGGCGATGTGGTCCATCTTTGAACTGTTCTTACTCAGATGCAAATCGCCTCTCCTCGATATCGTGACACACTGCTCATGTATTCCTGTTCTCACTTGTTTTGATTAGAAGTCCTTGACAACCTTGTATTCTATTTCCAAGTGGACACATTTATAAAACATCATTTTTTGTAACCTTGACATGAGCTTAATTGTTGCTGAACGAGCTATTTGAGATTAGCTCAGTGACGGCAAAGTGCGTTTTTATAACAATGGCCTTCGACGCGCTGAGGTCACCAGAGTGCATGTGGCTGTTGACATTTTTCATCGTAATAATAGTAACAGTCGAGGCGAGTAAGAGCAGATCTTGTGCGACTGGATGAAAGAGGCGCAGGAGGTCGAGTAAGAGAAGGCAGGAAGGAGAGAAATTGAGTTCTTCCCCCGTCCTCCACTGTGGTTTCTCCCGTCTGTGTCATTTGATGTTCCTCAAAGCCCCCATTTGTACGTGTGTGAACATGAACACCCGTGTTGATTTAACACCCATTTGTAGACCCCTCTTCAGTTTCTCCTCCTGCATGGCAAAACACACTCTGGCTGTTTGTCATGACACGTCCAACCGAAACAACGCTGACCCCGCTGATCTCCACTTAAAAGCCTGTTCAAATCTAGAAGCTGGACTGCGTCAATCTGACAGGCCCGAAGTATGACTTTCATCATTGCAGCTCAATTAGGTCCCACGTGCGTAGATAGGCCAGCAGGGCAGTTGATAAATATCCTGCTGCAAGTTAAAAATAACCTCCAATATCCTAGTTCACATAAAAAAACGTGTTTATTTGCTAACCCTCCCCTTTAGTGGAGTCTCACGCCAGCACGCCCTCACACATGCCTGTTGAGGCACACGGATGCTGGAGGAATTGCACCGCAGCCTCGGCGCGGAGGGACACACACTCCCTTTTTCTACTCCTACTCTCTTCTCTTATTAATTCCCCCAATGGACGTACGTCCTCCCAAGTTTCAGAATCAGGGCTGCAGGGCGGAGGGGAGGGCTTCCGCTCGGAGTtgctctccctcttttccctACAAAGTGTCTCATTAGCAGGGATCAAGCTCGCGCACACCGTTATCTAACCTCCTACGTGCCTTCACGAACCACTCGCAAAATGTCCCAGATAAAAAGCTGCGTTTTGACTGTCAGTATTGCCAACGGACAGATTGTGTCAGTGCGAGAAAGCATATAACACAACCAGAGTTAGCATGGAAGTAAtgctcattttgtgtgtgtgtgtcttaatggGATCAACCCAACTGGGAGCTTTTCCCGAGCTGTTGGCATCCTGATAACCTGATAATCCTGATAACTCTTTATCTGCTCCAAATGAGCTGAAACGCGACGCCTCCTTCTCTCACGCAGCCATGAAGGAGCGATCGCCTCCGACTACCTGCAGCATTTCTGCTCAAACCAGCACGCAGTTCAGATTggacgaaagccgatgccagcTTGGACTTCCTGAACTGCCGTCTAGCTTCTCAGACAAAGTACACGTCATATCTGAACACAGAGCATGTGTCTGTTGTTCCTACTGATCAGGCAGGATTTGGCGAGTCAAGGCACCTCATGTCCTGTGTCTGTCTCTaagcgtgtacgtgtgtgtgtgtgtgtgtgtgtgtgtgtgtgtgttcgtgtgtgggtgtgtacacGCTCAGAGGTGAAGAGCGTGTCTTTCTCTAATAGGAGTGTGACAGAGAAAATGTGGCCTGCCGCTGACACtctgtctccttgtctcctgcTGTCATTATCCCGTCTCTGGGTGCGTGCCCAGCACTATTACCGTGTGGATTTATTGTTGTCTTTGACCTACTGGTGCTGAGCTGCGTGTATTTGttactgctggaggaggaggtgaaaggtCATTGTCTCCTTACTCCAGTCACAGCCATGAGACCGAAACAGAAACTCTGTCGCTGTGTACGAGCGCGCGGCTTCATGTTAACATCGTCTTTGAGATTTAGAGAGCAAAGTGACTTTTTCATTGCCGACATTTTTTGAAATGATTCAGTAAGTTTGCTCAGCTCAGCATGAAGATGTAAACTGAGTCCTGATTCTGCAAACAATATACGTTGTGTTAATTATTGAGCTTGAGAGATGCTGATCGGCAGATTGTGTTACTTTTGGACAAACGCAGGCTGGTTGTTTCCTAATGCTTCCAGTGTTTTTAATAAGCCAAACCAACCCGCTGTTGGCAGTAGCTTTATATCTATTGTATAGACACCAATTGTGTTTCCCAACATATTAAACTGTGGTGACTATACAACTAATTAAAACGAGTTATTGATATAAAATTACAATATCTGCTGAATACATGAAGGCATACAGTTGAGTCACCTCGAGTTCACATTTCGCAGCTTCCCAGACATTTCACACAGATAGTGACCTACTTGTACAATTTGAAAGTACTCTTACTTTACGTTAAAAAAGCAATTCCATGTTCCATTACATTTTGGAGCAAAGTCGTATTTTTACttgttatttacatttattttatttcaaatatttagattatttttgCTGATAATTCCTGAATGCAGGAAtcttacttttacttaagtatacTTCCACAACCAGTctagcatgcacacacacacacacacacacacacacacacacacacacacacacacacacacacacacacacacacacactgtgacaaactgacaaacacacacttctgagtCATCAGAAAGTACACAAGTTATTTTTGAGCATTCCCTAAGTAAACATTGTGGTGGTCATTAATATCCTGCTTCTATCTCTTCTGTCATCTTCTTGACTTCTTCTCTACTTCCTTCTGACTAAAAATGGATCCTCGTTCCGCAGCCTCAAAAGGTTGAATATTTCCTTTAACCTCTCTCTGTTTATGTCTCCCTCACCAGtcagctttccttttttttaatgttactgACATTTTTCTCATTAACTACCAATTTGGAAACTCCACTGAGCCCTTGAATATTTGTCTATCTTAGTCCTCCTATTTTAGCTGTTGACCTCACTAGCGTAAGCATACACATGGAAATCATAAGTAATGCAATCGCAGCCGCTAAAGCCTCTCAATGGCCTGACGTCTTTGCcccgtctgcctgtctgtcctctGCAGCACATGTGGGATCACGGGACGCTGGGAGTGTGAGCAGAACGCCTGCCTGATGGAGCCGGGCCTGATAGACGGCGTCAACAGAGGCAACTACGGGTAACGAAAGCAAAACTTGCATCGACGCGCATACTCGATGACACGGTATTCTACAGTAACATCCGTACCACACATTCTCCTCCTGGTTTGTGCTTTTAGATGGACGGCAGCCAACTACACTCAGCTCTACGGCATGACGCTGGACGAGGGCATCCGCTTCCGCCTGGGTACACAGAGGCCGTCCAGGACGGTCATGAACATGAATGAGATGCAGGTACAGGACGGGGTTCATCCCTCACATTTTTACTTTTGAGGTTGATCGGACAAAGAGAGGTTCCAAaggcacaaacacaaagcatcaGCGTCGACGCTCATTTTCTTTGCTCAGGTGCTTTTAAGACTCTTGCCATCcccacttttttttcccaccattAACCTTGGACCTTGTTTTTGAAAGGTTGCATAAAAACGAAATTCCACACagagattggaaaactattatgTTAGCTGTGTGTTACCTCTTAAATCCAGTTTTGCTTTAAAAATCCACTTTAAAAAGGATTTTCACTTCTGCACCCATTGTCCCATAGATCACATACTCTGTATTTGCCGTTCCCACATTGGGCTGTTTGAGGTCATGTAGGTGAATTGTTACAGTGCCGTTGTGGCCTGTCACTTCTTTGAAAGCTCCTGCGTTCTTCCCGTAAGTAATTTTGTAATATTATTGTGAAATACCGGTTTAGAACCCTTTTACAACAAAGGAGCGCTGATGAAAACGTATAATCATGGCGGCTTGTTGGTACGAGACGGCGTCTCGGGCTGGAAGCTCAGCCTTTGTTTATGCTCGGCCCAGACAGATTACATAAGAGGGAACCAAAACATCAGACACTATGGAGGGGACGGGGACTGGAGAATGAAGAGCAAACCTCGTCTTCAGTCTGCAGCCCCCCACCTCTACGCATCCCTTCATCCACCTTGTTTACCTCTTCCAGCATTCCACTTCACCCCTATAAACCTCCCAACTCCCGCTCCTTCTTCCGCTGTCGGCGTGTCCCTACCTGTGCCAGGAACCAGACTAGAGACGTGCAGCCCATTCATAAATGACTCTTTCCCACTGTTCTTTCATGTCTGGAGGTAGACTCCGTTTAAGGGATGGGAAAATATGAATTTGTTAATTACTTAAACAATTTTAATCTGGTGTTTCAAGATTCTTTCTTTTGGACTTTGACCTTCTAAGCTACAATTCTCAGACCAGCGGCAAATTCCTCAGTTATGTACGAGGTGGCCATTTGTGCTTTGAATACCTTCCCATTAATCCGAAGAATGGTGCACAGGAGCCAGGCTCTtagggagagagagcgggagagtggggaggtgaggggaggcTCCGCTAtcacacatgacacacatgaGATGAAGGGAGCATCCGACCTCAGGTGGAGACTAATGGGTCAAGTATGTTTGGTATGTTAGAAGCACCTGCCGGTGAACATGCGCTGTCAGGAAGATATCTGCACCATCATCCGAATTAGGATTGATCATCACGGCGGTCTCGGTGCCTCCAGGAAAGATTTTGTTGGTTCAAATGATGTTTTGTTAGTAGCCAAGCGGCTTCATGTTTTCACGGAGAGGACGGGGATCAAAGTTCCTGTCTATTTTACAGAGATTGACCCCTGGGCCACATGGGCCCGAGTGCTTAAGGCTAAGCCTCTTCTAGGATTGATTAGTAGACTAATCTGCCTGGGATCTAAACTTGTAATACAAAGCTGTCCACAAGTACTTAATTGCATTTGTTAGTTTGTGGGCAAATATTTAAACAGCTGTAACTCTGTGTTGGTTGTTTGAACCTCTATTTTTCTTGCGGCCTACATCTTATGATGATAATTAAACAAGCCTAACTTGTGTGTCCTCAATGAGGCTTACTCTTTGAGTTCAACGGTGATTGAGCTCCATTGACTTGACCTGACTCATCGCTCCTCTCCGTCAGATGAACATGGATCCCGAGAGCGACAGTCTGCCACTCTACTTCAACTCAGCAGAGAAGTGGCCGGGAAAGATTCACGAGCCGCTGGACCAGGGCAACTGCGCCGCATCCTGGGCTTTCTCAACTGCAGGTAGAATAACctacaaagacaaaataaatatccAAACTCTGATGTCTTGACCAGAAAGGGTCATCCTCAAGTTCATGGTTGTAAtattttgtgtgcacatattaGTCATGCAGCACCTGCCAAATGTTTATGGATGTGTATGATCACATTTAGCTTCCCGATGACAAAAATAGTTTGAAACACAAAATCCTACATGGATTACAGCAAATGTCGTTGGGAAGGTTTTCCTTTGTGTTGTTAAGTATGCCGTTTGGTAATAAAGCCTGTTCTTTTCACCAGCTGTGGCCTCAGACAGAATCTCCATCCAGTCAATGGGTCACATGACTCCTCAGCTGTCACCACAAAACCTCATTTCCTGTGACACGCGCAATCAGGGAGGGTGCGAGGGGGGACGCGTCGATGGAGCCTGGTGGTACCTCCGGCGTAGAGGGTAAAGACTTTTGTTTCACTCTACAACAAAACAAGGAATAGGCAAAGCAACGTGTGACCCTTCTAGAGATCAGGCCCATTTTTACCAaaactcctctcctcccacagaGTGGTGACGGAAGGCTGCTATCCGTACCGACCCCCGCAGGAAACGCCAGCGGAGGTGGGCCGCTGCATGATGCAGAGCCGCTCCGTGGGCCGGGGGAAGAGGCAGGCCACGCAGCGCTGCCCCAACGCACACAACTACCAAAACGACATCTACCAGTCCACACCGCCCTACAGGCTCTCATCCAACGTAAGGCCCGCACACGCACGGCACAATCGATGCATACTCTGGTATTACCTCGTTACATTTTCTACTACAGTAAACAACGTAATAGGCTTACATCTGTTGGATTCAGGATTGGGAGGTTGATGGAAATTCAATTTTGGATGGACAATACAGGCCAGGGAGTGAAATAAACCAATTTGCAGACTGCACTTTGGATATCATCGTCCATAATCGTTATAAAGATCAAGATTCAAAAGTGTACCTGGAATTAGATTTCTGTTCTAAACTTTACAATaatgtctaccttgcctaagtgttttttttgcacacaatAACCATATTGGGAGGAAATTAAATCACACGCAAAGTTCGCAAAAGAAAAACGAGTTTATTTCACGATTTAAAAAACTGATTTAAATCCACGATGTTCTTCAAGTCAGGTATTCTTTTACAAAGCACCCCTTCCCTGCCCTTCCAGCACAAAGTAACATTCACTGAAAGTGCTTCCAGATCCGTTTCAGCATGGAGCTCGGTGCATCTTCTACAATTCAAAGTTGACCACTGAGCTGCAGCTGAGATTTTACCGGCCAGCATCCATCATTGCTAAATGACGGCTAATGTCCCTCGAAATCATTACAGCCTGTTGTTTTTGACTCTCAATGGCCTGTGAATTCAATAAGCCAGGCATTAAGGCCAAGGGACCCTGCTGGACTCAATGTTGTTATATGACTTTAGACATTCAGGAGGTTGTTTTTATCCTCTACATTTCACTAACAAGCAAtgatcttcttttctttctctctctctccactacCTATAAATAAATACTTACATTGTCTCTCTCAGGAAAAGGAGATTATGAAGGAGATTATGGATAATGGCCCTGTGCAAGGTAAGGCCAATTCCATATTTTATTGTGAACATTTGCTCTCAAGTGAGTGttattaaaaaagcaaaaaaaacaatgtactcccaactgtgacacacacacacacacacacacacacacacacacacacacacacacacacacacagccccgtGTCAGGTATCAAACCTGGGATGTCATGTTTTACCTTGTCATCATGACCTTTGTTTCCACATCGACCCCCAGCCACCCGGTCAGAAATAATGGGCCTTCACTTCAGTGTGGTTGACCTTCCTTACTAACCCGCCTCGCTGTCTGGTGCCCATCTGGACCATTGTGAAGCCCA from Gasterosteus aculeatus chromosome 10, fGasAcu3.hap1.1, whole genome shotgun sequence carries:
- the tinagl1 gene encoding tubulointerstitial nephritis antigen-like; this translates as MKLFLLTVAALLLVMGETNAERILSRRTKRDLANPLHVRGIRDPFGSYCERRGGCCPGRDDLCTVPYLDTICYCDLFCNRTIADCCPDFWGHCLGVEPPFIDTCERNGNKFFTGQTYKENCNLCTCGITGRWECEQNACLMEPGLIDGVNRGNYGWTAANYTQLYGMTLDEGIRFRLGTQRPSRTVMNMNEMQMNMDPESDSLPLYFNSAEKWPGKIHEPLDQGNCAASWAFSTAAVASDRISIQSMGHMTPQLSPQNLISCDTRNQGGCEGGRVDGAWWYLRRRGVVTEGCYPYRPPQETPAEVGRCMMQSRSVGRGKRQATQRCPNAHNYQNDIYQSTPPYRLSSNEKEIMKEIMDNGPVQAIMEVHEDFFVYKNGIYKHTDVSFTKPPQYRKHGTHSIRITGWGEERSFDGTSKKYWIAANSWGKNWGENGYFRIARGENECEVETFVIGAWGRITMEDMHSHHHSHRRRHT